A stretch of Hippoglossus hippoglossus isolate fHipHip1 chromosome 20, fHipHip1.pri, whole genome shotgun sequence DNA encodes these proteins:
- the esco1 gene encoding mucin-17 isoform X3: MPAPKRGPAPHEPQPKMRKLDEDGEALPSKAEPATINRALKTGNTLEKSAAPRTKKKLSTSEEEQSSPPKDPSKTISDPPVKKAKLLNATSASCGEAPSQFPKASLKRTASTDSDEELSSDGSKVDLFRERDDGDKARCVRQYSNRVKAKRKAEETSSDPQETCQELQSAPTVLIQMDHSYGRYSDLPNTQSTAEDNPNATKEPAEAAVEPERQVQLDNAAQAESKETLVPVSGNANASIKSDCEVEGSKREEFKNVEIQKLTDKETLPSSREALDSVTPAASCITSVAKENEKKVVVESTESQKDVDGELVALSAETLFSVTGEMNPSCEGEDQADEKTDSACIPESLTDVSCETETKETTEIVSEGLNIRSKMEEGEHDMKEVIEAASVSSEHRDVDSENSNSAPEEILEGNNNPDSQTDLSVKIQVTFKEESKSVLLPDQVPDKITNSCDGVNKVVRKSDDKLKESERKVIELPSTQSVDGPGSFVEVQLSHDVTDRMSDSCTEILTPDCEAAHEQKQREVFTDAVTVPEGQTDTDMQTKITSEGASDSALRVATQNQEHHIFNDHATEIPAEVKDLTSVEKGKEMNFELAPAPQCQIKMDLSASVTSEQEFSNPVKTMETQSQKVEIQNEEKHKSNEFTSEVHGDIITEKMANEDDKCSASTPESQNKMEMQSVRTSEISNPASSLEVKRQESPGVSERTTDMSDKVHLHPVSNSQSSEDDDRVNAECVAAPENQTEVHIQTEELSNPASTLQIQNQPSQEVREPTTVLNQEFHEKQKVENSPVVENENQSNFQPAAASESQIEIEMQMTSEISDSAPSEEIQETISTSEEKSNTSPAVEIKSQEVSGHATDESTEVHEHLMIENHQNVTKEDEINFDSVAPSGNQMRPEIQSTSTSEILNPASLVVREIPKSQNEVDMETTARSEICNTSPAVEIQDQKIQDASEHGTDISGECATEPENQVQMETQVSSTSEILITAPEVETENKKSQEVTGPARDTSERIQGLEIFKSKCSENQNKVIEAYVSATEGLKETEMQTTAAPEEILNPTTAAQTQNQRGQEVSELATDTVLQKDAACAEHEENKEEVINLCVSAAENQMEMNTETTATPEEVSDPGSIYQEVSELITDTVVQKETASCWNKDNEDKITSKSVNAPEMQTNMETTAAPEDISVPAPIAQRQDSRLQEATEHTADLSNAIQKPPPVTNLENKEEASAKVVQKEMDVINGSMESADSALQEEMGKQMINEAKGEAAVIPCDKAGKTVCIIEGQGEGTGSNEVIVFACDQPHDVDVVIEASEEQMKTFNQSEVQAQENQIVYEPISSPESNDERETSTASERHHGVSLLDIQNTETQHIIEEASTSEENKICDPQAEAEENVTEQICVFGSQAAAAELNPDDGLVGKEDNLFNDSQQTDDKSSEPSQQPSCDLMDVNTTENDMANSHAQRTNEGGDAVVIENADGTLVLQEVQILEDIEIGREIVVAEEENEEDSDITIIQEAEKPKKQEMNTQARTKARLAALAEQKAAASKRAANRHQLNLLALCHEIAEDIATDSMLLKRIEEEKLAAAAAAARVEAAKAEAAKKETLPVKTQDPNTINIATPAGPEGCSASATPAAQAPGAQPSTPDSAEAKPAAEPQKRRFFITQISVPLKAHEKKKLTRYQRLRQVELQREKMSWARVKKLKSDQANQMFSEMDWQAPRSATSPFSTRPVTMTPPPAASPSKTAPTSPATTSKPATPKAEVPKVETPKAEPIKTEPTKTETPKSAPAKADTSKTAPTKTEPTKPEASKAEPPNTETRRVTRQRTAQASDTTPAPGPAPKVTRSAGKRSLPAIPPPMPNGLNSQKSKLEVEYKPYRPRPKYSFDDFELDDDPLPVAPTKTNPALRLLQQTRPGLQSNPTAQFKHAAQSRPTVSSQPANQVKLKAQTTPAAQISGQSKPSVAATSQLKPAASTNPQSKPAAARTPLSKATSAAATDSSKAVLTAKAQIKSPVTTTPRSNAVLSASTQLKSTAGGSAAQLKPSTSTTSQPAVPTTSETKPAVSKTDAASTSQKTSNPQSSEDGKCKDTAASLSSTPTSSSSSSEESRKVSDGTQQCEQKPEENKAETSRMMEKTSEEPCQDRGAKQQDGGTPLSDACLQREVKKLKEADKDGTQTVIDAGQKHFGAVACNVCGMLYSASNPEDESQHLLFHNQFISAVKYVGWKKERILGEYPDGKIILVLPDDPKYALKKVEEIREMVDNDLGFQQVETKCPSQTKTFLFISNDKKVTGCLIAEHIQEGFRVIEEPVPEGSEGEKVMFERQRAWCCSITPEPAICGISRIWVVNMMRRLGVASRMLECLRNNFIFGSYLSKDEIAFSDPTPDGKLFATNYFGTSQFLVYNFVSGRNLPKPKTDTV; the protein is encoded by the exons ATGCCGGCCCCAAAGAGAGGACCAGCTCCTCATGAACCGCAGCCCAAGATGAGGAAGTTGGATGAGGATGGGGAGGCTCTCCCATCCAAAGCTGAACCAGCCACCATTAATAGAGCTCTTAAAACGGGAAATACGCTAGAAAAGTCAGCAGCCCCTCGGACTAAGAAAAAACTGTCTACTTCAGAGGAAGAACAGAGCTCCCCTCCGAAGGATCCCAGCAAAACCATTTCTGACCCGCCTGTCAAAAAAGCCAAGCTTCTGAACGCCACAAGTGCCTCCTGCGGAGAAGCTCCCTCGCAGTTCCCCAAAGCCTCCCTGAAGCGAACAGCCTCCACGGACTCAGACGAGGAGCTGAGTAGCGATGGCAGTAAGGTCGACCTCTTTAGAGAGAGGGACGACGGCGACAAGGCCCGCTGCGTCAGACAATACTCAAACCGAGTCAAAGCGAAACGCAAGGCTGAGGAGACGTCTTCTGACCCACAGGAAACATGCCAGGAGTTACAATCCGCACCTACAGTGCTTATACAGATGGACCACAGTTACGGTAGATACTCAGATTTGCCAAATACTCAAAGCACGGCTGAGGATAATCCGAATGCGACAAAAGAACCTGCAGAAGCTGCTGTTGAACCCGAGAGACAAGTGCAGTTGGATAATGCGGCACAAGCAGAGTCCAAGGAAACTTTGGTCCCTGTATCAGGTAATGCTAATGCTAGTATCAAATCTGACTGTGAAGTTGAAGGAAGTAAACGTGAGGAATTCAAAAATGTAGAAATCCAAAAGCTCACAGATAAGGAAACACTACCATCATCTAGAGAAGCATTGGACTCTGTTACTCCAGCTGCATCTTGCATTACGTCTGTGGCTAAGGAGAATGAGAAAAAGGTTGTTGTTGAGTCCACTGAAAGTCAAAAGGATGTAGATGGTGAACTAGTAGCACTGTCAGCGGAAACACTATTTTCTGTTACTGGAGAGATGAATCCAAGCTGTGAAGGTGAAGACCAGGCCGATGAAAAGACAGACTCGGCTTGCATACCAGAAAGTCTTACAGATGTGAGctgtgaaactgaaacaaaggAGACCACCGAGATAGTTTCTGAAGGACTGAATATCAGATCTAAAATGGAGGAAGGTGAGCATGACATGAAGGAAGTGATTGAAGCAGCCAGCGTCTCCTCGGAGCACAGAGATGTGGACTCAGAAAACTCAAACTCTGCACCAGAAGAGATCCTGGAGGGAAATAATAATCCAGATAGTCAAACAGATCTCAGTGTCAAAATTCAAGTTACTTTTAAGGAGGAATCGAAATCTGTTCTCCTGCCGGACCAAGTGCCAGATAAAATTACCAATTCTTGTGATGGTGTGAACAAAGTTGTGAGAAAGTCCGACGACAagcttaaagaaagtgaaaggaaAGTAATTGAACTCCCGTCGACTCAGTCTGTCGATGGTCCTGGGTCTTTTGTTGAGGTACAGCTGAGTCATGATGTGACAGACAGGATGAGTGACAGCTGTACAGAAATATTGACACCTGATTGTGAGGCGGCGCATgagcaaaaacaaagagaggtgTTCACTGATGCTGTCACAGTCCCAGAAGGTCAGACAGACACGGACATGCAGACTAAAATAACATCAGAGGGGGCGTCTGACTCAGCTCTGAGAGTGGCTACACAAAACCAGGAGCACCACATCTTTAATGACCATGCTACAGAAATACCTGCTGAAGTTAAGGACCTTACCAGTGTGGAAAAAGGAAAGGAGATGAACTTTGAGCTTGCCCCTGCACCTCAGTGTCAAATCAAAATGGATTTATCGGCTTCGGTGACATCAGAGCAAGAGTTTTCTAATCCAGTgaaaacaatggaaacacaaagcCAAAAAGTGGAAATACAAAATGAGGAAAAGCACAAGAGCAACGAATTTACTTCAGAGGTTCATGGAGATATTATAACTGAAAAAATGGCAAATGAAGACGACAAGTGCTCTGCTAGTACACCTGAGAgtcaaaacaaaatggaaatgcAATCTGTAAGAACATCAGAGATTTCTAATCCAGCGTCGTCACTTGAAGTGAAAAGGCAGGAGAGCCCAGGTGTGAGTGAACGCACCACAGACATGTCtgataaagtacatttacatcCAGTTTCAAATAGTCAGAGCTCAGAGGACGACGACAGGGTTAATGCTGAATGTGTTGCTGCACCAGAGAATCAAACAGAAGTGCACATTCAGACAGAGGAGCTTTCTAACCCAGCATCTACATTGCAAATACAAAACCAGCCAAGTCAGGAGGTCAGGGAACCCACCACAGTATTGAATCAGGAATTTCACGAGAAGCAAAAAGTTGAAAATTCTCCGgttgttgaaaatgaaaaccagtCAAACTTTCAACCCGCAGCTGCATCAGAGAGtcaaattgaaattgaaatgcagATGACATCAGAGATTTCTGACTCGGCCCCTTCAGAGGAAATACAAGAAACTATTTCAACATCAGAGGAGAAATCTAACACGTCACCTGCAGTGGAAATTAAAAGCCAGGAAGTCAGTGGACATGCTACAGATGAATCTACAGAGGTTCATGAACATCTGATGATTGAAAATCATCAGAATGTCACTAAAGAGGATGAAATCAACTTTGACTCTGTGGCTCCATCAGGGAATCAAATGAGACCGGAAATACAGTCGACATCAACGTCTGAGATTTTAAACCCAGCCTCTTTAGTGGTAAGAGAAATtccaaaaagtcaaaatgaagtGGATATGGAGACGACTGCAAGATCAGAGATTTGTAACACATCTCCTGCAGTAGAAATTCAAGACCAGAAGATTCAGGATGCCAGTGAACATGGTACTGACATATCTGGAGAATGTGCGACTGAACCGGAGAATCAAGTCCAAATGGAAACGCAGGTTTCCTCAACCTCTGAGATTTTAATTACAGCACCTGAAGTGGAAACTGAAAATAAGAAAAGCCAAGAAGTGACTGGACCTGCAAGAGACACATCTGAAAGGATTCAAGGTCTAGAGATATTCAAAAGCAAGTGTagtgaaaaccaaaacaaggtTATTGAAGCGTATGTCAGTGCTACTGAGGGTctgaaagaaactgaaatgcagacaacagcagcaccagAGGAGATACTTAATCCAacaactgcagcacagacacaaaaccagAGAGGTCAGGAGGTCAGTGAACTCGCCACAGACACTGTACTTCAAAAAGATGCTGCTTGTGCTGAGCATGAGGAAAACAAGGAAGAGGTTATCAACCTGTGTGTTAGTGCTGCTGAGAATCAAATGGAAATGAATACAGAAACAACAGCGACACCAGAGGAGGTTTCTGATCCAGGATCTATCTACCAGGAGGTCAGTGAATTAATCACAGACACCGTCGTTCAGAAAGAGACTGCAAGTTGTTGGAATAAAGACAATGAAGACAAGATAACTTCTAAGTCTGTTAATGCTCCAGAAATGCAGACGAATATGGAAACGACTGCAGCGCCTGAAGATATTTCTGTTCCAGCACCTATAGCACAGAGGCAAGACTCTAGGCTGCAGGAAGCCACTGAACACACTGCAGACTTATCAAACGCAATTCAGAAACCCCCTCCTGTGActaatttggaaaataaagagGAGGCTAGTGCTAAAGTAGTCCAAAAGGAGATGGATGTAATAAATGGATCAATGGAATCTGCAGATTCTGCCTTACAAGAGGAAATGGGGAAGCAAATGATTAATGAGGCCAAAGGCGAGGCCGCAGTAATTCCTTGTGATAAGGCTGGCAAAACAGTCTGTATTATTGAAGGACAGGGCGAAGGAACTGGAAGCAATGAAGTAATCGTTTTTGCTTGTGACCAGCCACATGACGTTGATGTTGTAATTGAGGCCTCAGAAGAGCAGATGAAGACGTTTAATCAGTCGGAGGTTCAGGCTCAGGAAAACCAGATCGTGTACGAGCCCATCAGCAGTCCAGAAAGTAATGACGAGAGAGAGACGTCGACAGCGTCAGAGAGGCATCATGGTGTTTCTTTACTGGATATACAGAACACAGAGACCCAGCACATCATAGAAGAGGCATCGACtagtgaagaaaacaaaatctgtgACCCACAAGCGGAAGCTGAGGAAAATGTTACAGAACAAATTTGCGTATTTGGTagccaagcagcagcagca GAGCTGAATCCAGACGATGGATTAGTGGGTAAAGAGGACAATCTTTTTAACGATTCCCAGCAAACCGATGACAAGAGTTCTGAACCTTCCCAGCAGCCATCATGTGACCTGATGGACGTTAATACCACAGAGAATGACATGGCGAACTCTCATGCTCAACGCACTAATGAAGGCGGCGATGCTGTGGTAATAGAGAATGCTGATGGTACTTTGGTTCTACAAGAAGTGCAGATTCTAGAGGATATAGAGATCGGTCGTGAGATCGTAGTAGCGGAGGAAGAGAATGAGGAAGACAGTGACATCACAATAAT ACAGGAGGCAGAAAAACCCAAGAAGCAAGAAATGAATACACAAGCCAGAACCAAAGCTCGCCTGGCGGCTTTGGCCGAGCAAAAGGCTGCAGCGTCGAAGAGAGCGGCAAACAGACATCAGCTCAACCTCTTAGCTCTATGTCACGAAATAGCAGAGGACATCGCCACAGACAGCATGCTACTGAAGAGGATTGAAGAGGAAAAACTAgctgcagcggcagcagctgcCAGGGTAGAAGCCGCTAAGGCTGAAGCCGCCAAGAAGGAAACTCTACCAGTTAAGACGCAGGACCCAAATACAATTAACATTGCAACTCCGGCCGGACCAGAAGGATGCTCAGCTTCAGCGACCCCTGCTGCACAGGCACCTGGAGCTCAGCCCTCAACACCTGACTCAGCTGAGGCCAAGCCTGCAGCAGAGCCTCAGAAGAGACGTTTCTTTATCACGCAAATATCCGTACCACTGAAAGCCCACGAGAAAAAGAAGCTGACGCGATATCAAAGACTGAGACAGGTGgaactgcagagagaaaagatgtCCTGGGCACGAGTCAAGAAACTGAAGTCTGACCAAGCGAACcagatgttttcagaaatgGATTGGCAAGCCCCCCGGTCTGCCACCTCTCCATTTTCAACGCGTCCAGTGACCATGACCCCTCCACCTGCAGCCAGTCCATCAAAAACAGCTCCCACAAGTCCCGCCACCACTAGCAAACCTGCTACACCCAAGGCAGAAGTTCCCAAGGTGGAGACTCCTAAAGCCGAACCCATCAAAACAGAACCCACAAAGACAGAAACCCCCAAATCTGCACCCGCTAAGGCAGATACGTCCAAAACTGCTCCCACTAAAACTGAACCTACCAAACCTGAGGCCTCTAAAGCTGAACCTCCCAATACTGAAACCCGTAGAGTTACAAGGCAAAGAACGGCTCAAGCTTCTGATACGACTCCTGCTCCGGGGCCGGCCCCTAAAGTGACAAGATCTGCAGGGAAGAGGAGTCTCCCAGCCATACCTCCTCCCATGCCCAACGGACTTAATTCCCAAAAATCCAAGCTTGAGGTTGAGTACAAGCCATACAGACCCCGGCCCAAGTATTCCTTTGATGACTTTGAATTAGATGATGACCCGTTACCAGTAGCTCCGACAAAGACCAACCCCGCACTGAGGCTCTTACAACAAACACGACCCGGCCTTCAGTCAAACCCCACAGCTCAATTTAAACATGCAGCTCAGTCAAGGCCCACAGTTTCATCACAACCGGCCAACCAGGTAAAACTCAAAGCTCAAACCACGCCTGCTGCACAGATCTCAGGTCAGTCAAAGCCCAGTGTTGCAGCTACATCTCAGTTAAAACCTGCCGCTTCCACCAATCCACAAtcaaaacctgctgctgccagaACCCCCCTGTCAAAGGCCACATCTGCAGCTGCAACAGATTCATCAAAAGCTGTTCTCACCGCCAAAGCTCAGATAAAGTCTCCTGTCACGACGACACCACGGTCGAATGCAGTATTATCTGCCTCTACCCAGTTAAAGTCCACTGCCGGTGGAAGTGCAGCTCAGTTAAAGCCGTCAACTTCGACGACGTCTCAACCTGCTGTTCCGACCACATCTGAGACCAAACCTGCTGTTTCTAAGACCGATGCTGCTTCGACGTCTCAGAAAACCTCAAATCCACAATCATCGGAAGATGGCAAATGCAAA gatacagctgcttcactttcatcaactcccacctcctcctcctcctcctctgaggaGAGCCGTAAAGTGTCTGATGGAACACAACAGTGTGAGCAGAAGCCTGAGg AGAATAAGGCAGAAACATCCAGGATGATGGAGAAGACTTCGGAAGAACCTTGTCAAGA CAGAGGAGCGAAGCAACAAGATGGTGGGACTCCTCTCTCTGATGCTTGTCTGCAAAGAGAAGTCAAGAAACTGAAAGAGGCAGATAAAGATGGCACCCAAACTGTGATT GATGCCGGACAGAAGCATTTTGGAGCAGTGGCCTGCAATGTGTGTGGGATGCTCTACTCGGCTTCCAACCCCGAGGATGAATCTCAGCATTTACTCTTCCACAATCAGTTCATCAGCGCTGTCAAATACGTG GGATGGAAAAAAGAGAGGATTCTGGGAGAGTATCCAGACGGCAAGATCATTCTCGTCCTGCCAGATGATCCCAAATATGCCCTGAAGAAG GTCGAGGAGATCAGGGAGATGGTGGACAATGACCTGGGCTTCCAGCAGGTGGAGACCAAGTGCCCCTCTCAGACCAAAACCTTCCTCTTTATTTCCAATGACAAGAAGGTGACTGGATGCCTCATAGCAGAGCACATACAAGAG GGGTTCCGGGTGATCGAGGAGCCCGTCCCTGAGGgttcagagggagagaaggtgaTGTTCGAACGTCAGAGAGCTTGGTGTTGCTCCATCACGCCAGAGCCGGCGATCTGTGGCATCAGCCGCATCTGGGTGGTCAACATGATGAGACGCCTGGGCGTCGCTTCACGTATGCTGGAGTGCCTGAG gAACAACTTCATATTCGGTTCCTACCTGAGCAAAGATGAGATCGCTTTCTCCGACCCCACCCCTGATGGAAAACTCTTTGCCACAAATTATTTTGGCACTTCTCAGTTTTTGGTTTATAACTTTGTGAGTGGACGAAACTTGCCCAAACCCAAAACTGACACAGTATGA